ACTATTATTACTCAAGCCTCACTCCAATTTTTTTTATCTATTAAAGAAAGGCATACCATCGCTAATACCTTCACCTCCATCTCCGTCTTTTAAAGGAAATGGAAGGTCTATAACTGTATCCGGTACATCACCCATGTAAATGGTATCTGCTATTGGAATGGCAGTATTTACTTCACGTTCTGCTGATATAAAGGGAACAACAAATTGCACGTCTGCAAAAACTTCTAAGTATATTTTGTGTCTTGTTTGATTGATCCCCGCTTCTGAAAAGGAATGACTAATATCAACATGAACTGTTCCTATTGGAATAAGGGTAACAGGAACCTTGGGACCATAATAAGCCAAAATCTGACTACCAAGCACCTGACCAAGGGGAATCCTAACTATCTCTCCTTCAATGTTTTGTAAAGTACCCTGTACTCTTCTAACAGTTTCTGCTTGTATTCTATTTACTTCCATAGTATTTATCTGAGTCATTGCAATTTTCCCGTCTCGATCTTTTTCGACTTCAATTAGATCATTATATCGTATTTCTTGAGCTACTTTTTCATTTATCGCCTGATTAATGGCATCAAAAGCAATAATCTTAGCTCTCGCCTCTGCTATAGCAAGCAAAGTTGGTCGTAAATTACTTTCCACAAATAAAAAAACCTGAATAATTAATAATATAATTACTATCAAAATAATAAATATTATTAACCTGGGGTTTAATCTTAACCTTCTTAACATTTTAAAGCACCTCCAGGAATTACACTCTAGGCCAAAAACCTAAAGTTATTTCTTTTCTCATTTAAAATATGGCAATTAGCCATTTTGTGTGAGAAAAAAAAATAAAAAAATAGCGATGATAAATATAAAAATTTATCATCGCTATCTGGATAAACCCAATAAGCTAGTAATTTATTATGGATTAATGGCGACTTGCACAAGAATCATAATTTTTATTTAATTTTTACCCTTGCATACTTTCTTTTACC
The Natranaerofaba carboxydovora genome window above contains:
- the yunB gene encoding sporulation protein YunB; the encoded protein is MLRRLRLNPRLIIFIILIVIILLIIQVFLFVESNLRPTLLAIAEARAKIIAFDAINQAINEKVAQEIRYNDLIEVEKDRDGKIAMTQINTMEVNRIQAETVRRVQGTLQNIEGEIVRIPLGQVLGSQILAYYGPKVPVTLIPIGTVHVDISHSFSEAGINQTRHKIYLEVFADVQFVVPFISAEREVNTAIPIADTIYMGDVPDTVIDLPFPLKDGDGGEGISDGMPFFNR